The DNA region GTCCCAGGGCCCTGATCTGCTCCCAGCTCAGGGCGTTTTGGCGGCCCACCGAATCGCTGCTCACAAAAAGGCCTGCGGGAAAGTGATAGCGGCGCAGAATGGGGGCGACGACCTCGAAGATCTCCTGCCCGGCCCCGTCCAGGGTGATGACCACCGCCCGTTGCGGCAGGGGCGCTTTGAAATCCATGAACGCCGTCAGCTGGTCGAGGGTCACGGGGAAATACCCCATCCGCTGGAGAAACCGCATCTGCTCTTCAAAGGCCGCGGCGCTGACCGGCCGGCTGTTTTTGGGGCGGGAGGCGGGCCATTCGTAAGCCAGAACGGGCACCACCTGGTAGCCGTTCTGTTGAAGTCCGCCGCGGCCCATGGGCTGCAGCGGGATGACAAGCGTCTGATCCGGCGCGATGCGCTCCAGACGGTTGAACTGCGAAATCCACCACCCCTGCCGGGGGTCCCCGTAATAGCGGGCCGCCAGTGAGGCAAAGCTGTCCTGGGGCGTTGTGCGGATAATGAGAAAGTTCTCACGCGCGCCGTCCACCTGCGCAGGCGGGGTTGCCGAGGCGCTCCCGGCGCAAAAAAGCGCCGCCAGCATCAGTATTCGAAGAAGGTTAAGCAGGCCTTTTGATCCTTGTCGCATGGGAAACGGGCGCTTTGGTGAGACCTTTCAGCCGGTAGCAGACCACCGCGTCGGCAACCCCCTTGATCCGGCAGGGGCCGAAAGGCTCGGCATCCACCAAGGGGCCCATCTTTTGAAAAACCGTCTGGCTGATGATGACCTCCCCCGGCCCGGCCAGACCGTTTAGGCGCGAAGCTGTATTAACGCTGTCCCCGATGACCGTGTATTCCATTTTTTCCTGGGTGCCGATGTTGCCGGCCACGACTTCACCGGTATCGATGCTGATCCCCACCGCGGTCAAAAGCGGATTGCCCCCGCCGCTGGCCTTGCGCAGCTCGGATTGCAGCTCCAGGGCGGCAGCCAGACCGCGCTCGAGATGGTTGCGGCGGTAGACAGGGACACCGAACACCGCGAGCACCGCATCGCCGATGAATTTGTCGATGTAGCCACCATAACGGATAATGATCCGGGTGGCAATTTCAAAATATTCGTTCAACGCCTCCACCACCGCCTCCGGTTCACGGGCGTCGGAGAAGGCGGTAAACCCGCGAATGTCGGCAAACAGCGTCGTCGCCTTATTGCGGTGCCCCCTGAGCCAGTTTCCTTCCGGGTTGGCCAGGATCATGTCCAGCACCTCGGCGCCGACGTATTTGCCGAAGGACTCCTGCATGCGTGATTTGCGCAGGAGCTCATTCCCCATCTGGTTGAAGGCGGTGGCCAGGTTGCCCAACTCGTCGTTGCGGCCCAGGTGAACCTTGTGGTGGTAGTTGCCGCGGCCGATCTCCTGGGTGGCGTAAACCAGCCGCTCGATGGGGTGCGAGAAGCGCAGCCCCATCAGCAGGGCAACCAGGATGCCCACCAGGATGATGGTCAGGGTCAGTGAGATGATCGCTTTTTTGTTCTGCCGGATCAGCTCATTGATGAAATCGATGGACACCCCGACATGCACCTCCCCAAGCAGTTTGTCCTGGAAACTCACCGGGTGGGCCAGATTCAGGACCTGGCCGCCGTTCGGCAGCCGGGTGGTGAAATAGGTCATCTCCTTTTCGCGGGTTTCGGGGCTCAAGGGCTCGGGCTGCTGGTAGACTTTCCCGATCTGGTCGTGGTCGGTGTGGGCTTTGATTTTCTGGTCCTGATCCACAATGATGGCATAGACCAGGCCCTCCACGGCGGTGGCGTTCTTGATCAGGGTGTTGAGCTGCGGGATGTTGTCTTCCAGAAGCGGGATGCGCGCGTTGGCAGCAAAGTAGTTGAGGCTGACCATGCCGATTTTCTTGGACTGCTCGTAGAGCTGTTCCTTTTGACGGCTGAGAATGAAGAAATTCAGCACAAAGGTGGTCAAGACCGTGATGGCGATGATGACCGCCGAGAACTGAAGCCAGATGGGAATTCGCGGTGCCGGCAGGCGCTCGACGAAAGTGCCCCGTTTTTTGCCGACGAGCTCCTTGATGTCGTCGGCCAGCGATGTCACCTCCAGGCGGTAGTGATCGTTGATGGCCCGGACGATCTCGGCCTCGCTGACAAACCCCAACTCCGTCAGGATGATTCCCAGCGAGACCGCCCGGCCCTGGTCGGCCAGGGTGTCCCGCTGCACCTGGACGGCTTTCTCGAGCTGCTCGTCGGTGACGAGGTGTTTGGCCTTCAAAACCTGGCCAATGATCATATAGTCATTGGAGGACTTGCGGAAGATCTCTCGTATTCTGGCAAGGAAAGTGGGCATGGCGGTTTGGGCCTTTTTTGGAGCGGACGGTCGGAAAGAAAGTCCTGATCAGCCGGGGCTGACTGTTTGCCGGGTGCGCTCCCGGAAGGCCGTGGGGGTGGTTTCGCGCATATAGCGCCGGATGCCCTGGATGATGCCGTCGCAGAGGTCCTCCTGATAGGCCGGGGTGATCAGCCGCTTGCACTCCCGGGGGTTGCTGATAAAGGAGGTCTCCACCAGGATCGCCGGCATCTGGGCCCCCAGCAGGACATAGAAGGGCGCCTGCTTGACCCCCTTGCTCTTGACCTGCCGGTAACGCTTGGCGAGAAAGCCCGTCAGATCGTTTTGCACGTGGGCGGCCAGACGGCTGGATTCGTTGATCTTGGCATTCTGCATGAGGTCATTCAAAATGGTCTGCAGGTCGCTGATGTTCTTGGTGGATGTGGCGTTCTCGCGGGCGGCCACCAGAATGGCTTCCTCGTCGGTGGCGAGGTTGAGGAAATAGGTTTCCACCCCGTAAGCATTGCGGTCGCGATGGGCGTTGGTGTGAATCGAGATGAAGAGATCCACGTTTTTCGTGTTGGCGATGGCCGTCCGCTCCTCCAAGGTCAGGTACTTGTCCGTGGAGCGGGTCATGATCACCTCGCAGTTCAGCTCCTGGCGCAATTTTTTGGCCAGTTTTTTGCCGATCGCCAGAACGATGTCTTTTTCGTAGACCCCCTTCAGATAGCCCGGCGCCCCGAAGTCCTTGCCGCCGTGGCCGGGGTCGACGATGATCCGGCGAACCCCCAGCGCCAGCTGCTTGGCCAGGGCGCCGACGGGGATCGGGGCCTTGCCCCCGGGCGCGGCCAGCTGAACTGGCGATGGGCCGCCACTGGCGTCCCCCCAGACATCGATCACGATGCGGTAGGGGTTTCGCAGGGAAAAGATCTTGTAGCGGTCGAAGGACTTGATATCCACCACGACCCGCACCGCCTCGGGGGTGAACTGTCCCGCCCTGACGTTCTTGAGGAGGTTGTCGTTGATGGCAACCATCTTTTGCACCCCGCCGGCCAACCGGCTGCCCTTCAGATCGACATAAAGCCGTTGGGGTTTGTTGAGCGCCGGGTCTTTTTTCAGGAGGTGATGACGAAAGGGCGTTTCGCGACTGACGTCGATCA from Desulfobacteraceae bacterium includes:
- a CDS encoding HAMP domain-containing protein — its product is MPTFLARIREIFRKSSNDYMIIGQVLKAKHLVTDEQLEKAVQVQRDTLADQGRAVSLGIILTELGFVSEAEIVRAINDHYRLEVTSLADDIKELVGKKRGTFVERLPAPRIPIWLQFSAVIIAITVLTTFVLNFFILSRQKEQLYEQSKKIGMVSLNYFAANARIPLLEDNIPQLNTLIKNATAVEGLVYAIIVDQDQKIKAHTDHDQIGKVYQQPEPLSPETREKEMTYFTTRLPNGGQVLNLAHPVSFQDKLLGEVHVGVSIDFINELIRQNKKAIISLTLTIILVGILVALLMGLRFSHPIERLVYATQEIGRGNYHHKVHLGRNDELGNLATAFNQMGNELLRKSRMQESFGKYVGAEVLDMILANPEGNWLRGHRNKATTLFADIRGFTAFSDAREPEAVVEALNEYFEIATRIIIRYGGYIDKFIGDAVLAVFGVPVYRRNHLERGLAAALELQSELRKASGGGNPLLTAVGISIDTGEVVAGNIGTQEKMEYTVIGDSVNTASRLNGLAGPGEVIISQTVFQKMGPLVDAEPFGPCRIKGVADAVVCYRLKGLTKAPVSHATRIKRPA
- a CDS encoding polysaccharide deacetylase family protein, which gives rise to MRQGSKGLLNLLRILMLAALFCAGSASATPPAQVDGARENFLIIRTTPQDSFASLAARYYGDPRQGWWISQFNRLERIAPDQTLVIPLQPMGRGGLQQNGYQVVPVLAYEWPASRPKNSRPVSAAAFEEQMRFLQRMGYFPVTLDQLTAFMDFKAPLPQRAVVITLDGAGQEIFEVVAPILRRYHFPAGLFVSSDSVGRQNALSWEQIRALGQQDIAVHSFGKTGRDLTQPLPGESFADYLKALEVELSGSQRAIEKNTGQKARLLAYPHGKANDVVIAFLKKYGYRAGFTRKSGSNPFFVGSFRVQRALITGSTTLDAFKQHLTVFAESKLE
- a CDS encoding N-acetylmuramoyl-L-alanine amidase, translating into MTAIIPAHRDPAAPPRCSEAGPGRWGRRRPSPVLAAVLGVLALWGLLSLVGPKPLAAADARQTYLQAEKAYRQLRHAPEKQKYRRPWMQCIEKFEAVYRSEPEGPWAAAGLFMSATLYQELYKHSFRKADLQEAADIFHRILKRYPKSRYARKARAQLKTLEKPKTAAVPVKASAKAEVRGDAIGDVIQQAAAGAASPAVSPSAAIGQARVENLRYWSNNRYTRVVIDVSRETPFRHHLLKKDPALNKPQRLYVDLKGSRLAGGVQKMVAINDNLLKNVRAGQFTPEAVRVVVDIKSFDRYKIFSLRNPYRIVIDVWGDASGGPSPVQLAAPGGKAPIPVGALAKQLALGVRRIIVDPGHGGKDFGAPGYLKGVYEKDIVLAIGKKLAKKLRQELNCEVIMTRSTDKYLTLEERTAIANTKNVDLFISIHTNAHRDRNAYGVETYFLNLATDEEAILVAARENATSTKNISDLQTILNDLMQNAKINESSRLAAHVQNDLTGFLAKRYRQVKSKGVKQAPFYVLLGAQMPAILVETSFISNPRECKRLITPAYQEDLCDGIIQGIRRYMRETTPTAFRERTRQTVSPG